One Triticum dicoccoides isolate Atlit2015 ecotype Zavitan chromosome 5B, WEW_v2.0, whole genome shotgun sequence genomic window carries:
- the LOC119309639 gene encoding pentatricopeptide repeat-containing protein At2g36730-like → MAATSLAALIAGAATVQQIRQHHAKFLTSGRLPSLGPILLRRLISLPSPHLHLAQRLLLSLPSPPLALFNLLLPPLASSPDPAAAARLFVRLRRSGLRPDAHTLPHVLKALARLAPGSLPLAASTHAEAVKDGLDCAVVYVRNALMVAYSACDQPARAMQVFDEMPRRTVVSWNTALTACLDNDCHDRCVGLFTAMVEAGFEPDQTTLVCMMSAAAELGNLPLCKWAHGQVVARRLDMTLQLGTAAVNMYAKCGLVSYAWRLFERMPARNVWTWSAMIQGFAQNGLAREALRLFERMKGASVAPNYVTFLGLLCACSHAGLVDEGRQFFHEMRHVYKIEPMMRHYSAMVDVLGRNGRLQEAYDFVMDMPLEADPVVWRTLLGACQMHSSKDCIHIVSKVQERLLELEPRRSGNYVMVANIYSDIGSWDEAAKARRVMREGGMKKMAGESCIEVGGLVHRFISGDNSCPEYDRACSIVHELNLNMRKCELIDRILLIDDE, encoded by the coding sequence ATGGCCGCCACTTCCCTGGCCGCTCTCATCGCCGGCGCCGCCACCGTGCAGCAAATACGGCAGCACCACGCCAAATTCCTCACTTCTGGCCGCCTCCCCTCCCTCGGTCctatcctcctccgccgcctcattTCCCTGCCCTCTCCCCACCTCCACCTCGCGCAGCGCCTCCTCCTGTCCCTCCCCTCTCCGCCCCTcgcgctcttcaacctcctccttcCCCCACTCGCCTCCTCACCCGATCCCGCCGCAGCGGCCCGCCTCTTCGTCCGCCTCCGCCGCAGCGGCCTACGCCCTGACGCGCACACGCTCCCGCACGTTCTCAAGGCCCTCGCGCGCCTCGCACCGGGATCCCTTCCCCTCGCCGCCTCCACCCACGCGGAGGCCGTCAAGGACGGCTTAGACTGCGCCGTGGTCTACGTACGGAACGCCCTAATGGTCGCCTACTCGGCCTGTGACCAACCGGCGCGCGCCATgcaggtgttcgacgaaatgccgcgACGGACCGTGGTGTCCTGGAACACGGCGCTCACTGCCTGCTTGGACAACGACTGCCACGACCGGTGCGTTGGCCTGTTCACTGCGATGGTGGAAGCCGGGTTCGAGCCCGACCAGACCACGCTCGTGTGCATGATGTCCGCCGCCGCTGAGCTTGGCAACTTGCCGCTCTGCAAGTGGGCGCATGGGCAGGTCGTCGCCCGGCGGCTGGACATGACGCTTCAGCTTGGCACGGCGGCAGTGAACATGTATGCGAAGTGTGGCTTGGTGAGTTATGCCTGGCGCTTGTTTGAGAGGATGCCGGCGCGGAATGTCTGGACCTGGAGCGCAATGATCCAGGGGTTTGCACAGAATGGATTAGCCCGGGAAGCGCTCAGGCTGTTCGAAAGGATGAAGGGTGCATCAGTTGCGCCCAATTATGTCACATTCCTCGGGCTGCTCTGCGCATGTAGCCATGCTGGGCTGGTCGACGAGGGACGTCAGTTTTTCCATGAAATGCGGCATGTATACAAGATCGAGCCAATGATGAGACACTACAGCGCCATGGTCGATGTCCTAGGGCGTAACGGTCGCCTCCAGGAAGCCTATGACTTTGTAATGGATATGCCTCTCGAGGCTGACCCAGTTGTATGGAGGACATTGTTGGGCGCCTGCCAGATGCACAGCTCCAAGGACTGCATTCACATTGTCAGCAAGGTGCAGGAGAGATTGCTTGAGCTGGAGCCCAGGAGAAGCGGAAACTATGTGATGGTCGCGAACATCTACTCCGACATTGGATCCTGGGACGAGGCAGCGAAGGCGAGGAGGGTGATGAGGGAAGGCGGGATGAAGAAGATGGCAGGTGAGAGCTGCATCGAGGTCGGGGGGCTGGTGCATCGCTTCATCTCTGGGGATAATTCTTGCCCAGAATATGATCGGGCTTGTAGCATTGTCCATGAATTGAATCTCAACATGAGAAAATGTGAACTTATTGACCGGATTTTGCTTATTGATGATGAATGA